The following coding sequences lie in one Arachis hypogaea cultivar Tifrunner chromosome 4, arahy.Tifrunner.gnm2.J5K5, whole genome shotgun sequence genomic window:
- the LOC112794734 gene encoding probable LRR receptor-like serine/threonine-protein kinase At3g47570: MEFMPNGSLERWLYSHNHCLDFLQRLNIMIDVASALEYLHHGSSPIVVHCDVKPCNVLLDEDIVGHVSDFGIAKLLGEGQSKEYTKTMATVGYIAPGIISTKGDVYSFGIMLMETFTRKKPTDDLFVAGLSMKGWISESLSRAIDQVVDSNLLQDEGHHHVDDIIASTSSILKLALNCCEDLPEERMNMEDIAASLNKVKAKFLKANDKDVVRFCRK; this comes from the exons ATGGAGTTCATGCCTAATGGGAGCCTTGAGAGATGGTTGTATTCTCATAATCATTGTTTGGACTTCTTGCAAAGGCTAAATATAATGATAGATGTGGCATCTGCATTGGAGTATCTGCATCATGGATCTTCACCTATAGTGGTTCATTGTGATGTCAAACCTTGTAATGTCTTATTGGATGAAGACATCGTTGGCCATGTCAGTGACTTTGGCATTGCCAAATTGCTTGGCGAGGGACAATCCAAAGAATATACCAAGACCATGGCTACAGTTGGCTACATTGCACCGG GGATTATCTCTACAAAGGGAGATGTATACAGTTTTGGGATAATGCTGATGGAAACATTCACAAGAAAGAAGCCAacagatgacttgtttgttgcagGATTAAGCATGAAAGGTTGGATTAGTGAATCATTGTCACGTGCAATTGATCAAGTTGTGGATTCCAACTTGTTACAAGATGAAGGTCACCACCATGTTGATGACATAATAGCATCTACATCATCTATCTTGAAACTGGCCTTGAATTGTTGTGAGGATTTACCTGAAGAACGAATGAACATGGAAGATATTGCTGCATCACTGAACAAAGTTAAGGCCAAGTTTCTTAAAGCTAATGACAAGGATGTCGTTCGGTTTTGTAGAAAATGA